The Gossypium arboreum isolate Shixiya-1 chromosome 4, ASM2569848v2, whole genome shotgun sequence DNA segment TCAACTACCCTTGGTACTCTCTTAAAGATGTGGATTTAAGTAACAACAATTTGTCTGGAGAACTCCCAAAATGGGTATGGAATGTGTCAAATTTAAAAGCATTGGCAGTATCCAACAATCAGCTCAAAGGTCTCATTCCAATAGAATTGTGCTATTTGGATTCTCTCAATATTTTGGACCtctcaaaaaataatttttctggCCCTATACCATCTTGCTTCAATGCACAATCTATCAAACATCTCCATTTGAGAAAAAATAGATTAAGTGGAACCTTGACAAATGCATTCTTTAATAGCTCTTCCTTGGTGACTTTAGATCTTAGTGAAAACTAGTTGACTGGGGAAATTCCATACTGGATTGGAACTCTTTCGGCTTTAAGTGTCCTCCTTCTAAAAGCCAATTATTTTATTGGAGAAATTCCCATTGAGATATGTAAACTGTATTCGTTAAGCATCATTGATATTTCTCAAAACAAGCTTTCTAGTTCGATACCTTCTTGTTTAAGTCATTTAACTCTTGAGCCAAATGATGAAAAATCTTCAACAAAGACCTATAAGGAGGAATTTTTAGGAACTATAAAAGGAGCTAATTACTTTGGAATATCCGAAATTGAGTGGTCCACATTAAAAAGAGCTGAATTCGATGAATATCTCTTTATTGAGAATCAGATGCAAGAAAAGGTAGTCTATACAACAAAGAGAGCATCTTACACATACAAAGGGAACATTCTTAAGTACATGTCTGGAATTGATTTATCATGTAATAGATTAACAGGTGAAATCCCCACAGATATTGGAAATTTGAGTGAAATTCTATCACTAAACTTGTCACACAATAATTTGACTGGACATATACCGTCGACATTCTCAAAGCTCAAGCAAATTGAGAGTCTGGACCTTTCTCACAACAACCTAATCGGAAGAATCCCTACTCAATTGACGGAGTTGTATACCTTAGCAGTCTTCAATGTGTCATATAACAACTTGTCAGGGAGTATTCCATCTCCGAAAGCTCAATTTGGAACCTTTGATGAAAGCAGTTATGTGGAGAATCCTTTTCTATGTGGGCCTCCCCTAAATAAAAATTGCAGCGACCTTGATTCACCCTCGACAGCAGCACCAAATACCTCAAACAATGAAGAAGAATGTGGTTTGATGGACAAGTATGTTTTTTGGGTGTTTGTTTCTTATGTAATTGTGTTACTGGTTATTGTTCTCATCCTGTATATAAATCCTTATTGGCGACAAGCATGGTTTTCTTTTGTTGAACACTGCATCAAGACCTGCCAGTATTTTATTGAGGACAATCTTCTGCGATTTCCCATCTTCAAAAGAAGTGGGTAGCCTTCTGCTTTGGTGGTTTACATTTGTATGTAATTGTCTTTCAAAGTTTGTTTGGGTTATTTgctttaaagtttttaaaggtaGAATGTAATATCTTTGTTATGTAATAATTCATAGTGTATTATGAGAAAACTATATATAATGTTATGCATTACcaattaaaacattttataatGCTTTACAATTTTCAGCGTTCTGGTAAACATATTGTAGCATATATATTAATAGATATATAATTTATATCTATCTATATTTTTGTAGTCCAACAAGCCATTGATGTTGTGGTAAAAATTTCATATTGTTTCAAACATTAGcataaagaaagagagaaaagattATATGAAATTGTAGTTCCACATCCTTATTCCTTTAAAATAAgagaataataaattaaatttttcctCCTGATTTTTTGCACTTtagttggatttgaattttttttcaagaGGAAAAAACTGAAAATCAAGAGGAAAAATCTGATTTATCTCATATTGGAAAGGGATAAGGATGACGTGAAATTACAATTTCATACAATCCCTTCCCAAAGAATAATCTTTTTCCACTAAATCATAagctcaaatatatatatatatatatatatataagtccaAACTTCATATTAACTACTAAGTATGAATGACAAAAATAGtctttaaattttgaaatgatataaatatttttaaattaataaagttatcataaataaatatgtagttccattattttatttaaactcaaattaataaatatttaaaagtgAGATCAAATGATATTTATCtaatttgaaattaataaatttgaataataataaaattgaaagccTCCAATCTCCCTATGTGttgatatgttttattttatcatattctTACATATACATACcaacatctcatttaatattcCATTAGTGATAAATCCGCTTATCTAAATGCTTTGTACATGGTGAGAGGCCACTTAATTTGACCAATTTAGAAGAGCTTAATTTGGATTCCAACTCCTTCACAACAACTTACTGACACAGCTTAGTAGGTTTTTCAATCTAAAGTCATTGAGGATAAGGAATAACCAACTTAAAGGATCAATAAATATCAAAGgtgaaattacttaaaatatttaatcttCCTTTAGATGAAACAAATTAATTGTTGAGTTATTGCATTTATtctttgtgatttaattttaaattttatttgtcgATCTTCATAGAATTATTTGAAGCTTTGAGCAACATAGAGGAGCTAACATGATCCGAAATGAGGTGAAGGAATCTGTGCCCATAAAGAATAAAGGTATATGTATCAATTAGGAAAGTCTTCCTAATTGCTTGCCATTAGATATCTAGTGAATGATGCCAACCACTAATTTGACTCTCAGAAAATGGAAGTTTGGGAAAGCTAAAGGTTGCTATATTAGAATATGTGTTCACCAATGAAACTACTTCTCTAATACAAATTTTGTAGACATTCTTATATGTTAAAACCTTATATTTGAGAGGCAATTACTTCAACGACACCTTTTCTACTCAAGGTATAATAtgtatgtgtgtgtatatatagttttataatttggttccatttaaaaatattattataacacCCTAAAATTTGAGGTTAGAAATTTTGAGATATGTGTTTAGGGTCAGTGAGTAGTTTGAATTTATATGAGGGCTAAATTAGGAGATTATTATTATAATTGGAATTAGTCTCAAATGGTGTAGAAAAATGGAAAGCTCAAGCCAAGTCCGGCGAAGTTCAAGACAATGCATGAGATAGAAGCTTGAAGAAGCTTTATTTGACTTAGAAATAATATCTGGAAATTTTGTTAAAATGCTTTGGTAAGAATGAAAAATCAAAACCTTTTAATACTTTCTTTGCTTTTCATTTCAAGCGTAATGTTTCTATATTGCCAAAAAATAATGTAGAATGAGAATACATATTAAATATATCATATGAAAATGTTGTCGCTAACTTAATGTATGCTATGGTACGTACAAGATTTGACATTTCACAAAGAATTGGAATTGTGAGCAGAGATATGCATGATTCAGGAAATGAGCATCAGCAAGCTATGAAATGGATTTTGCAATATATCCATAATACAATGGATATTTGATTGATTTTTTAGTAGGACGATATGATTCAAGCTATGCTAGTGATCTAGACAAACAATGATCGACTACTAGTTATGTGTTTACTCTTGCAAAGGAGCCAGTTAGTTGGAAGTCTACTTTACAGTCAGTAGTTGTCTTATTTACTACAGAAGCAGAGTATATGGCAATCATAGAGGCTGTAAAAGAGACAATTTAGTTTCAAGGGTTGCTTGGTGAATTGGAAATTAAGCAGAAGTGCGGCAAAGTACATTGTAATAGTAGAATAAAGATCCAGAAAACTTCTACCACTAAGAATCCTATCGATATGATGACTACGATTGTGAATGTGGTTAAGTTCCAACTATGTTTGGACTTAATCATTGTTAAaacttgaaggttgaaatttgaAGATACTATCAAATATTGTTTTGCAATGTGAAgatttattaaaatagtaaaatccCACATCTGAAAAATGCAAGGTTATGGAGAGTTTATACTATTATAAAAGGGGTTGTTTTCCACAATTTTTGTCATTTTCTAACAATTAAACTTTCTAGTTACTTTCTTACTCTATTAACACATCACCTTCATAAAATTTTACCTTTCCATATGAAAAGTGACTACAAATTTTTAATATCCATAAGGATGATTTTTAAAGTTGAATTTACATGAGGGTTAAATTAGGAGATTATTACTATAAATGAAATTAGTCTCAAATGGTGTTGAAAAATGGAAAGCTCAAGTTCATTATTATGCTAAAAGTAGAACATTAataagagaaataaaataaaattatggtTAAAAACTGTCAAGTAATTCTTACTCACCACCATGCATACTTTGtgtcaaaactattttttaaaGGGTGTCGacttattttaaaaatgaaaatgggagtcgccaccaatcctttttgatgaggtgtgattgggtcacctcgTAAACTGCTTGTTTTTAATAAActgttttgatttattaaaacaacgctttttggtctacgaaattcaagaaaacgggttcgggagtcgattacttatgaggaaggattagcaccctcgtaacgcccaaaactGGTACCTGATTGATTAATGTCCTAATGCcgaatgttgaaaatttgaaaagaattaaaATACAATCCATTTTTATTAATGCTCATTTTAaaaaatgcttgaattaaattaaaacgAGCATAAAGGTCCTCTAGTCCCGAtataacaaaatgtcacatcccgtaagttaggatgcgAATATTGAATCCTCGGGAATAAGTTTGCCTTTAATTTTCATTGCAAATGTGtatattttgaaatctaaaaggatatttagctattggCTTAACAATAAAATCGAAACCCTATAAGTTAGGATACGATTTCTTGAATTCCCGAAAcgcgaaatattgccttattttgaagatTTTCTTTTTGAATAATAACGAGTGTGACACTTCGCAATGTGAGTTTGTTTGGAGTCAAATGAAACCATCTATATTGGATAAATACATTTGAGCTTAATACATGATGTGATTTAAACtagataaaacaaaaatatatcaTAGACCATGGAATAATAAAACACGAATTAAATGTGAGGTTAATGAATGTCAACAATATGAAGatgttaaataaataatttcaataaCATGTAATGACAATATTCACACGATGCACATCATTTTAATATCAACATTAACAaacataaaaatgaaataataatataaaacaatttaaaacaaataataagataattttaaataaatagtatatatataagGTTTAGAATAAAACAATTCAAACtaacatataaaatgtttaaaataaaataaatttacaataaataatatataaaatgtgtataaaaagtttaatataaataatacatgaaatcttaaaataaataataataaaaagtattTGAAAGTAACttacatataaaatagtataaCTAAATAACATATAGAAGTTTAAAATagatcatatatgtatatatatatatatatataagtttaaagtaaataatatataaaaaatatttaaaataaataatatgtaaaagcaGTTTAAAATAACtaatgcaaaaataaaaataaaaatatcttaaAACAACCTacaataaaataatttgaaatgaaTATTATAaagcaattttaaataaataatacataaaatagtttaaaagaactaatatgtaaaaatacctaaaataaataatatataaaattgtttaaaataatatatatatatataaataataaataagcaaaatatataaaacagtttaacataaataatttaaaagatgTCTAAGATAAATAATACAAAAGTTGATaatcaatatataaaatatttaaaataaataaaataaataaatttgaaatattaaatttgtaaagccaattttaatatataaaaatccaAGATAAACAATGCATaacaaaatgaataaataaataaaataataaaaggactaaaatcaaaccgattagggactaaattggaacaaaaataaaattagaagtAAAAACTATAACAAAATAAGAACGCAAAGGCGAAAATAAAAATGTGCGCAAGGTTTGGGGACCAAATGGGAAAAAAACCCGGTCTTTGGACACATGTCCGTCATCCAGCGTAGCCATCAGTCAGGGACCCGAATGAAAACCAAGCAAAAATTATGTGgtccaatttaaaaataaaagaaatataaaaaaatgattaaattaaaaatatcaaaaatgtgGAAGGACTTGGGTTGTAAATAACCCATTTAATGGAAACACGCGGACCCCCTGAAGCGGGTCGGGTCGCACACGGGTCACCTTAAACGGCGTCATTTTGGCGCTGGTGACCTAGgtgcaaaacgacaccgttttatgCCTTCTATAAAAGCAATTTTTTTAACTTCATTTCTGCACTTCTTTTTTAAAGAGAAACAGGGAGTCCTTATTTTTTTTGTTCTCTCCCTTTCAAAACTCCCCCCTATCCGGCCTATAGGGCCGCTCGGTGGTCCAACGCAACCGCCAACCGATGATGGCTGTGATCGTTGTGTACGGCAGAGGAGCGCAACCCAGGTacgccttttttattttttagtctaTGTTTCTTTGTTAAAATAGATTTTTCAAAAGGaaaatcaataaataaaaaaacaagataaacagaaaattaaagaagaaaaaaagagaaaaagaataaAACTAAACCTTTTAAGCTTCGGTTCTATTTCTTTTTTGATTTTAGTGTGCGTAAAAAAAATTACAGAGGAATTGATGTGGCTCTTATAGCCGAAATTACAACCCTTTGCTTCTGTCTTTTTGTTTCTTCTATTTGTCGTCTTTCGCTTGCGTGTTGCAGGTGGTTGTTAGAGAAGCGTGGAAGAGGCATGTGGAGGGGAGGCGCGCGAGGTGGCCAGGGGTAGGCCTAGCATGCGGTAGCCGAAGGGTTAAAGGGCtaggttttttcttttctttgctgatAGTGTTTGCttttgtgggctagggttttaaTTTGGGCATGTAATTGGGTTTGGGTTATTATGTAATGGGTTGTTGTTTGATTTGTGAATTGGGCCCTGATATTCGTAAAAATGGACTGcaaattttggatttttattatttatttggtgggtttatttttgttttattgacctgggccaaaattggctattatagctacccctctttgctcattatcgtgtaacgagaatggagcaaagacttcaaaaggaccaattttgcctaGTCTCGctgacttctttggtgcttctGTTGTTCGAGTAGCCTCATTCCATCCCATTGCATCTTCAACGGTATAAGAAATGGTGCTTCGACCCGCTCCAATGCAATTTCAAGGAGAAGagacttgtagcttcaatctactccactgcaacttcagtgaTATGAGGCTCGTATTTTCAATCTTCTTCCCTGCAACTTTAggaaaataagatttgctatcttcagtctacacatttgcaacttcagggagataaggtttgtggcttcaatctgctccactgcaactttagggagataagatttgctatcttcaacctgctccattaaaacttcaaggagataaggttaATGGCTTCCatttgctctactgcaacttcagggagataagattcgccatgatAGATTTGATCCGACCTACTGTAATTTCAGAGGTATAGGACTTGTAACTCGTAGCTTTAATAtgttccactacaactttagggaaacAAGATTTGTTATCTTTAGTCTgccccactacaacttcagggagataagacttgtaacttcaacctggtccattgtaacttcagagagataaggttcgtggctttaatctactccactgaaacttcaaggagataagattttcCATGATAAATTTGATATGCTCCACTACGACTTCAAGGAGATAAAATTtgcggcttcaatctgctctaccgcaacttcagggagataagattcgccatgatAACTTCGATATGCTCCACtgaaacttcagggagataaaattTGTGATTTCTTTCATCCATCCCACTACAACTCAGGGATataggatttgtatcatcttcaatccATCCCACTGCAACTCAGGGGTATAagatttgtatcatcttcaatctATGCCACTGCAACTCAGGGGTATAAGATTTGTATCATTGATCTATTACACCAATATTTGGGTAACATGACCTGTAGTATCCATTCCATGGATCTCTATTTATACTGAATtattaggatgtcatgatcagaatgaatcaaatgctcctaactagatgtgtatgaatgatatttgcatgaatacaGAAAGTCATGTTTTTTAGAATGATCCCCTTTTAGTGCTTGGGTTGACATTGCTCGTTGTTCATCAAGGTTTTATCACTGACGTACTATGCTGCTTTCTTGTTCAGCTGGATCTTTGACAGAAACCCCGAAGAAATAATCACAAATTGGGCTATTCTTTCCCAAATATttccaactcttgaatttggttAGTTCAGAATAGTGGTCCTGTTTCAAGTCCTCATACTATCTAGAAAACCTTTCAGAGCAATATGCAAAACTCCTTTTGTTTGAATATTActagtccattaatcgttatttcaatgtaaaaataattgaaaaatattGTAACAATGAACAGAACTCGAATTTATTGAGAGAAAAGcttgaaattaataaattaatcaaGATAGCAAATTTTGttaatatacaaaatgaataagatgaaaatatgtgccccagatatcgcagcatgAGTTTCTCTGCACAAAACTTCTCGAGGACCCTTTTGAACTTGTTATGTGTTTCGAAGATCCAGAAtgctttgttgatgccccaacgTGTAGCATCCCTCCTAATTATTAATTtaggcatagcaagactactgcatgccccacctttgattaaaatttgaattgcccattcctaggttttcaactcaaaacccttttggtcacAAGGAGCCCTTTTACGGGTTTTCGCCTTAGCCTCTCCcgtttttttcatcttttttttttaaaacaaaatatttcttGATTTCAACTCAAAGGATTAGGCAAGTCCTTGTTATCCCTTCTGGTCAATAATTAATGCTTTTTCAGATAAGGCCTTTTTTACCACacaaggtccttcccaatttggcatccactttcttttgaagtccttttgtatgggaaggatcttctTTGATATCAGGTCTCCATCATGGATTTCTCTAGGGCGAACTCTTTTTGGTAAGCTCGCGTCATTTTTTtgggtacatttgaccatgacggatagctttTAACATTTTTCGTCAAATAGGGTTAGATCTATTCTACTTCATCCAAAAACTCAGAGAAAAGGAATCTCGAGTTCCATGGGCGAAACTGccataaaccaaagagaaatgCATTCCCCCGGTAGAGGTTTTGATCGATGTTTGActtttcatgccaatctttgtaggtctcggtcattttccctaCGATCTTCTTAATGTTCTCTTTGGCTGCCTCGACTAACCATTCACTTTTGGGCGACACCGTGACATgttgtggtgtttgatcttgaacCGACTATAAACTTCTGACTCACATTGTGGTTTAAGTTCAGTGCATTGTCAGATACAatcctttctggcattccatatcgacatataatccttttttcttttttttctttttcctctctctcttttttttttaatgccgACTTTATGATTATTAGTATATGAAGCAGCTTCCACTCGCTTAGTGAAGTAATGGACAACTACACAGATGAATCGATACTTTTGGCGAGATCgacccaatgacatccatgccccatgccccacatagaggaAGGCCATGGATTTCACTAACTCTTTGTAAGGTAGGATctatttctcatcttgttctaccatccttaacaaaccAGGAGATAAACTACAGTATCGGttatcttcaaagtcctgaggtTTCTATGcacacatatcttgctcaaaaggaggTTATGAGTCAATAGAAGTgccgctcatatcattgatatctagagacccaTTATAGG contains these protein-coding regions:
- the LOC108455378 gene encoding receptor like protein 21-like produces the protein MADHATTRRPWDHRTRWLGFKNPSFPSSFIRQSSEGSGSDHAGVDACTDHGADGGLLNHRERRAVASIETASGSFCLRREGKGRNPRVSCLDGERPLNLTNLEELNLNSNSFTNSLLAQLSGFSNLKSLRIRNNQLKGSINIKELLDSLSNLEKLDISKNEVKEFVPIKNKENRSLGKLKIATLDYVFTVGTTSLIPLLETFSSIKTLSLRGNYFNDTFSTQDQLHVSSKIEGLVLDRSSLNNNILQSIGVLDSLKFSSLRGCGLSGTLPAQGWCDLQKLELLDLSENALEGTLPSCLANLSSLHYLDISDNQFTGKDVDLSNNNLSGELPKWVWNVSNLKALALTGEIPYWIGTLSALSVLLLKANYFIGEIPIEICKLYSLSIIDISQNKLSSSIPSCLSHLTLEPNDEKSSTKTYKEEFLGTIKGANYFGISEIEWSTLKRAEFDEYLFIENQMQEKVVYTTKRASYTYKGNILKYMSGIDLSCNRLTGEIPTDIGNLSEILSLNLSHNNLTGHIPSTFSKLKQIESLDLSHNNLIGRIPTQLTELYTLAVFNVSYNNLSGSIPSPKAQFGTFDESSYVENPFLCGPPLNKNCSDLDSPSTAAPNTSNNEEECGLMDKYVFWVFVSYVIVLLVIVLILYINPYWRQAWFSFVEHCIKTCQYFIEDNLLRFPIFKRSG